One genomic window of Methanosarcina acetivorans C2A includes the following:
- the ahbC gene encoding 12,18-didecarboxysiroheme deacetylase encodes MIGVSKLYCGTVEPSDALRYGRESNRLPSHLLQFSKDKKPVVVWNMTRRCNLKCVHCYAQAKDMEFKNELSTEEGKALIDDLAAFGSPVMLFSGGEPTMRKDLPELAAYAREKGMRAVISTNGTLIDKDLAKKLKAVGLSYVGVSLDGVRETNDKFRGMKGAFDAALRGLHNCQEEGIKVGLRFTINKQNVRDIPAIFDLLEEENIPRVCFYHLVYAGRGSTMVDEDLSPEESRKAVDLIMERTKALHKKGFPAEVLTVDNHCDGPYIYLKLLKENPKRAAEVFELLSMNQGNSSGIGIGCVSWDGSVHADQFWRHYSFGNVRERPFSEIWTDQSDELMAGLKHRKPLIQANADRCAKCKWFDVCNGNFRVRAEAVYGNVWADDPACYLTKEEIGYDEA; translated from the coding sequence ATGATAGGCGTTTCAAAACTTTACTGCGGAACCGTGGAACCTTCTGACGCCCTTCGCTATGGAAGGGAGTCTAATCGGCTTCCCTCTCACCTGCTGCAGTTTTCAAAAGACAAAAAACCGGTAGTAGTCTGGAACATGACCCGCCGATGCAACCTGAAATGCGTCCACTGTTATGCCCAGGCAAAAGACATGGAATTCAAAAACGAGCTTTCCACCGAAGAAGGAAAAGCCCTTATCGATGACCTGGCCGCTTTTGGCTCCCCTGTAATGCTTTTTTCCGGGGGTGAGCCTACAATGCGAAAGGACCTCCCCGAACTTGCTGCCTACGCCCGGGAAAAAGGCATGAGAGCGGTAATTTCCACAAACGGGACTCTCATAGATAAAGACCTGGCAAAAAAGCTCAAAGCCGTGGGCCTCTCCTATGTTGGTGTTTCCCTGGACGGGGTCCGGGAGACAAATGACAAATTCAGGGGCATGAAAGGAGCCTTTGATGCCGCCCTCAGGGGCCTGCACAACTGCCAGGAAGAAGGCATAAAGGTCGGACTCCGCTTCACCATCAACAAGCAGAACGTCCGGGACATCCCTGCCATCTTCGACCTGCTCGAGGAAGAAAACATCCCCAGGGTCTGCTTCTACCACCTGGTCTATGCCGGCAGAGGTTCGACAATGGTGGACGAAGACCTCTCCCCCGAAGAGTCCAGGAAAGCCGTTGATCTCATAATGGAACGGACAAAAGCCTTGCACAAGAAAGGCTTCCCCGCAGAAGTCCTGACCGTGGACAACCACTGCGACGGTCCCTACATCTACCTCAAGCTCCTGAAAGAAAACCCGAAAAGGGCGGCCGAAGTGTTCGAACTCCTGTCCATGAACCAGGGCAACTCTTCCGGAATAGGTATCGGCTGCGTGTCCTGGGACGGCTCGGTGCACGCCGACCAGTTCTGGAGACACTACTCCTTCGGAAACGTCAGGGAACGCCCCTTCAGTGAGATCTGGACCGACCAGAGTGACGAACTCATGGCCGGGCTCAAGCACAGGAAACCCCTTATCCAGGCTAATGCCGACCGTTGTGCAAAATGCAAATGGTTCGATGTCTGCAACGGAAACTTCCGGGTTCGAGCCGAAGCCGTGTACGGAAACGTCTGGGCAGACGACCCCGCCTGCTACCTCACAAAAGAAGAAATCGGATACGATGAAGCCTGA
- a CDS encoding molybdopterin-dependent oxidoreductase, protein MKPIYLLLIFLVVFTAFSGCVSDRGGTGVYDNQTETLSYQGQPLTPIAQQRNNAIKGTQYIDRESYRLQVDGLVENPRNFTYEEITELPQTSKVVDLNCVEGWSFTAKWTGVKIAEIFEEVGAMENATTVIFYSADGYSTSLDKDYLLESDIILAYKLNDVTLPPERGFPLQLVAEDKYGYKWAKWIVKIELSDSPYRGYWEEFGYNNIADVGGPAFER, encoded by the coding sequence ATGAAACCGATCTATTTACTCCTGATTTTTTTAGTTGTATTTACAGCCTTTTCAGGCTGCGTATCCGACAGAGGAGGCACGGGAGTCTATGACAACCAGACAGAAACGCTTTCTTATCAGGGACAGCCGTTAACCCCTATTGCACAGCAGCGCAACAACGCCATTAAGGGTACCCAGTATATCGACAGAGAGAGTTACAGGCTGCAGGTTGACGGGCTTGTGGAAAACCCCCGGAATTTTACCTACGAAGAAATAACCGAATTGCCTCAAACTTCTAAAGTTGTTGACCTTAACTGTGTGGAAGGCTGGAGCTTTACTGCAAAATGGACCGGAGTAAAGATAGCTGAGATCTTTGAGGAAGTAGGGGCTATGGAAAATGCAACAACGGTTATTTTTTACAGCGCAGACGGGTATTCCACTTCCCTTGATAAGGACTATCTGCTGGAAAGCGACATCATACTCGCGTATAAATTAAATGATGTGACCCTGCCGCCCGAAAGAGGGTTTCCCCTGCAGCTTGTAGCTGAAGACAAATACGGGTACAAATGGGCGAAGTGGATAGTAAAAATTGAGCTCAGTGACTCACCCTACAGAGGGTACTGGGAAGAATTCGGATACAATAACATAGCCGATGTTGGGGGACCTGCCTTTGAAAGATGA